The Microbacterium natoriense genomic interval AACACGCCGGATGACACCGCGGCGACCCGCATCGCCGCCTCACGTCGGACCCTCGTCGCCGCGATGGCGGAGCGACCGCCGCGCCGTGTGCGCCGTGGTTGGGTATGGGGAGGGGCGTTGGGTACGGCATCCGCAGCCGCCGCCGTCGCGACCATCGTGATCGTGGGGACCGTCGCGCCGGTCGTACCGGAGACGGCGTCCGCTGCCGCAGTCGCGGTTCTCAACGACGCCGCGGGAAAAGTGCTGGCGGGGACCGATCCCGTCGTCGGGCCGGGACAGTACCTGAAGGTCAGCGAGACCTACGAGCTGGTGTCGCTGTGGGACGCCGATGCGGATCCGGCGACCTCCGACGAGTACGTCGCAGGATTCAACACCTCGACCTTCGAGAATTCCGAGGGCGCTGTGCGCGCTCGCGGAGTGCGCGACCTGTATGTGCCGAGCGACCGCTCGGGGGACTGGATCCTCGATGACCGGTTCGTGAACGAGGTGCTCGACGTGTACGGCGATCAGGCCGCCCTTCCGGCCTATCAGCGGTTGGTCGAGTCCTACCCCGAGCGCGACGCCGATCCGGGCGGACTGGAGCGGCTGCCGGCGGGGCTGCAGTCGTGGGATCCGGAGACGACGAGCGATGACCAGTTCTTCGATCCGTTCCGCGAGTTCTACGACGAGATGCCACGTGACCCGGATCGGTTGCTCTCCTGGTACCGGCAGCACCTCTCCACATCGGACGACAGCGGCTACCTCTTCAGTTACATCACTCGCGCTCTGGGCACAGACCTCATGCCGGCGGATCTGCGCGTGGCCACGCTGCACGTGCTCGGGCTGCTCGGCGGCGTCGACGTGGCGGGGCAGACGGGCACTGTCACGACTCTCGAGCTGCGCACCCGCCTCGGAGAGGGATCGGATCTCGGCGAGGAGCACGTGCAGCAGGTCGACATCGACACGGACTCCGGTCGCATCGTCGGCTACCGCGATTCGTATCCGACGGGTCGCTCCACGCGCGTCGTTCCGGCTGACATCCCGTGGACGACGTGGTCGATCGAGGTCAGTGTCGTCGACGAGGCGCCGCAGCCGTGATGCGACACGGGGCGGATGCCGCGGCATCCGCCCCGTGTCATCCGCTCCTCGGCACCTGCGAGAATGGAAGTCCCCGCGCCGATTCCGACTTGAGGAGCCCCCGTGCAGTACATCTCGACCCGAGGCGGCATGCAGCCGCTGCCGTACTGCGACACCCTGCTCGAAGGCCTGGCGACCGACGGCGGACTCGCCGTCCCGGAGGTCATGCCGACGGTCGACGGCGAGACCCTCGAGCGCTGGCGAGCACTCACCTACCCGCAGCTCGCGACCGAGGTTCTCGGCCTGTTCGCGACCGACATCCCGCGCGAAGACCTCGCGCGCATGACCGAGGCCGCGTACGCGCCGTTCCCCGAATCGGTCGTCCCACTGCGAGAGATCGACGGCGGCATCACGCTCGTCGGCCTCTCCGAAGGTCCGACGCTGGCGTTCAAGGACATGGCGATGCAGTTCCTCGGGCAGGTCGTCGAGTACGCGCTCGAGCGCAAGGGATCCGTGCTGAACGTCCTCGGGGCGACCTCGGGCGATACCGGCTCCGCGGCCGAGCACGCCCTGCGCGGCAAGGAGCGCATCTCGGTGTTCATGCTCTCGCCGCAGGGCCGCATGAGCGCCTTCCAGCGGGCGCAGATGTTCTCGATCGACGACGAGAACATCCACAACATCGCTGTCGACGGCGTCTTCGACGACTGCCAGAACCTCGTGAAAGAGCTCGCCGGCGACCTCGACTTCAAGCGCACGCAGCACCTCGGCGCCGTGAACTCGATCAACCTCGCGCGCATCACCGCGCAGGTCGTCTACTACTTCTGGGCCTGGCTGCGGGCGACGGATGCCGGCGGCTGGACCGAGCTGAGCATCACCGTGCCGTCCGGCAACTTCGGCAACATCCTGTCGGGCTTCTACGCCAAGCAGATGGGCCTGCCGCTGCGCCGTCTGGTGCTCGCGGCCAACGAGAACAACGTCCTCGACGAGTTCTTCCGCACCGGCATCTACCGCCCGCGCAGCGCCCAGCAGACTCTGGCGACCTCGAGCCCGTCGATGGACATCTCCAAGGCGTCCAACCTCGAGCGCTTCATCTTCGAGCTGGTCGACCGCGACCCGGCTCGTGTCGTCGGCGCCTGGCGCGATCTCGACGAGCAGGGCTTCGTCGACTTCACGGACGAGCTCGCCCGCTTCGAAGAGGAGTTCGGCATCGTCAGCGGCACCTCGACCCACGCCGACCGGCTCGAGACGATCCGCGCGGTGCACGAGGCATCGGATGACATCATCGACCCGCACACGGCCGACGGCGTCAAGGTCGCACGCGAGTACATCGAGTCCGGCGTGCCGATGCTCGTGCTCGAGACCGCGAAGCCCCAGAAGTTCGCCGAGACGATCCGTGAGGCGATCGGCGTCGAGCTCGACTACTCGCCCGAGCTGCGCACCATGCTCGACGCCCCTCAGCAGGTCACCGAACTGCCCGACGATGCGGCCGCACTGCGCGCCTTCATCGAGGAGCACGCGCTGCGCTGACCCCGCGCGCACGTCGCCGAGACCCCCGTTTCGCGCCGAGACCCCCACGTATTCGTGTCGATACGTGGGGGTCTCGGCAGTATCAGGGGGTCTCGGCGTCGTCGAACGGTCGCCGAGGCCAGGTCAGGTCGGGTCGCCGTTGAGCATCCAGTTCACGCCGAAGCGGTCCACGAGCATGCCGAACAGGCCGCCCCAGGGCGCCTCAGCCAGCGGCATCGTCACGGTGGCGCCGTCGGACAGGCCGTCCCACACGGCATGCGTGGCCTCGGCGGAGGTTCCGCTCAGCGAGACCGAGAACCCCTGCGGTGCCACGTACGGCATCGAGCTCGGGGTATCCGACGCCATCAGGACCAAGCCGTCCGGCGTCGTGAGCTGCGCGTGCATGACGAGGTCGCCTTCGCTCGGGTCCTGGATCATGTCGGGGAATTCCGAGAAGACGTTGACGTCGAGATCGCCCCCGAGCACGCCCTGGTAGAACTCCATGGCCTGACGCGCGTTGTCGCGGAAGGAGAGATACGGATTGAGATTGGCCATGTCGGCTCCCGGTGTCGAGTGGATGCACGCGAGGGTTCCAGGCGGGCAGGCCCAGTCTGCGCCGGGTGCGTCGCCCCCGCAAGAGCCTCCGGATCAGCCGGGGAGCGCCTTGACGGCGGCGGTGAGCACCTGAGGAACGGTGGGCACACCCTCAGCGCGGAACACTTCGGCGCCGGCGTCGTCGCGGATCACGACGGTCGGAGTGAAGCGGATGTCCAGCGCCTCTGCGGCATCCGGATCTCGCGCCACGTCGATCTCCGTCACGGTCGCCCCCGGCAGGAACCGCGCCGCATCGGCGAGCACCGCTCGCGTGCGTGAGCACGCCCCGCAGAACGACGAGCTGATCAGGGTGAGTTCCATCGTCGCCTTTCGTGTCCGTGCAGGACTCCGTCTGTTCCAACCGGCCGCGGTCCGCCGATGTTCCCTAGGCCTGCGTGCCGGTCAACGCTCGGTGGGCGCGGTCCGCGGATGCAGGACGCCGGATGCCGCACCGAGAGCCGCACCGACGAGGGTGTCGACGATGCGCTCGAACGCGATGTCGAGCGAGCCGATCGTGCCCGTCGCGGCTCCCGCGAGCAGCAGCACCATCGGCGTGATGAAGACGAGCGCGAGTGCGTAGTGACGCACGACGATGATCTCGATCGTGAACTGAAGGACGCCCAGCAGAAGGGCCAGCAGCAGCCCGGACGGGTGCAGCAGCACCAGCAGCGCGTACACGCCCGCGCCGACGACGGTGCCCAGCATCCGATGCAGCCCGCGCTCGAAAGCGGCCCTGCGTGCGGCGGCCACTCCGATCACGGCGATACCGGAGCCGACGACCCAGTACGTGCGGGTGGGGTCGATCACCAGACCGAGCAGCACACCGATCGCGGCCACCAGCGCGACGCGGAGCAGCAGCATCCGTCCGTCGGGTGTCAGCGTCGGGCCGGGGAACAGCGCACGAAGGGTGCGCGAGGCCCTGTTCCGCACACGAGGCAGCACGAGCGGCGTCAGCGACAGGAGATACGAGAACAGGCATCCTGCGGCGAACGCCGCGACGTACAGTCCACCGCCGATGGCTCCGGAGCCGACGATGTGCGCCGCGAGACCGAAGGTCAGGACGAAGAAGAGCGGGCCAGGGGGTCCGAGTCGGAACCCGAAGGCGAGCGCAGCGCTCGCGATCGCGATGATGACCAGACCGGCGCTCGCGAGCCAGATCGCACTGGACGCGAGAGCGCCGAGCCCGGCCGCGGCGATGAGCGCCGCACCGACGATCGGCAGCACGCGTGCGCGCTCGACCACCGGCAGCGAGCCGTAGTGCAGCACCGTGAACGCGCCGGACGCCGCCAGATATCCGAGTGCAGGCTGGCCCGCGATCGTCATCACGGCGATCGGCACCGAGATGCCGAGCGCCGCCTGCAGCGCGAGCTGCCAGCGCGGACCGCGCGAGGGGGCGAAGGCGAACAGACTCACCCTTCCATCCTCGCAGGCGGGGGATACGATGGCGGGCGTGACCGCACCCCGCCCCGGCATCGCCGAGCGACTCTCGCAGATGATCCGGCTTCCGACCGTGTCGGCCGAGCTCGGTGAGCGAGGCCTCGAGCCTTTCGAGTCGTTCGTCGCGCTGATCGCCGAGCAGTACCCGCTCCTGCACGAGAGCCTGGCGCTCGAGCGGCACACCGAGTTCGGGCTGCTGTTCCGCTGGATGGGAACGGGTGCCGGCGATCCGCTCGTGCTCATGGCGCATTACGACGTCGTCCCGGTCGACGAGAGCGACGAGTGGACTCACCCGCCATTCGCCGGCGTGATCGCCGACGGCGTCGTCCACGGCCGGGGAGCACTCGACGACAAGGGCCCGCTGATCGTCGTGCTCGAGGCAGTCGAGAACCTGCTCGCCGCAGGCTTCACGCCCGCGCGCGACGTCTATCTGAGCTTGGGCGGTAACGAGGAGACCTTCGGCGACGCAGCCGAGGAGATCGCGCGGGTTCTCCGCGAGCGGGGGATCACGCCGTGGCTCGTCGTCGACGAAGGCGGCGCGGTCGTCGAGGCGCCGTTGCCGTTCGTGCCGGGCCGTGCGGCGATGATCGGCGTGGGGGAGAAGGGTGTGATGACGGTGCGGTTGTCGGCGCGCGGCGACGGCGGTCACGCGTCAGCGCCGCCCACTCTGACGGCGGTGCGGCGGATCGCGAGAGCGGTCGACCGACTGGGCCCTCGCACGTTTCGCCCGCGGGCGTCGAAGGCGATCGGTCGGATGCTGACGCAGCTCGCCGCGCAGACGCCGGGTCCCGCACGGCACCTGCTGCGCCTGCTCGGATCAGCGCCGCTGCTCACCGGCCAGGTCTTCGCGGCGCTGGGTGGCGAACCGGCCGCACTCGTGCGGACCACGGTGGCGGCGACCATGCAGTCCGGAGGGACGGCTGCGAACGTGCTGCCGTCCGCAGCATCCGCCACTGTCAACCTGCGCATCGCTCTCGGGGAGACCGCGCAGCAGACCGTGCTGCGGGTCCGCCGTCGCATCCGGGACCCGCTCGTGTCGGTCACCGTCGTCGAGGCGAGCGAACCCTCGCCCGAGTCGCCCACCGACAACGACCAGTTCGCCCTGCTCGCCGAGGCGCTGGCCGTCTCGCATCCGGGCGTCGCACCCGTGCCCTACGTGATGATGGCCGCCACCGATTCTCGGCATTTCCACCGCTTCGCGCCGGCGGTGTACCGCTTCGCACCGCTCGACATGTCGAATGCCCAGCGCGCGTCCATCCACGGAGTCGACGAGAACGTCGAGATCGCGGCGTTGGAGCTAGGAGAGCTGTTCCATCGGACACTCATCGAATCGCTCACCGCCCCGGAACAGGAGCAGCGATGACCCGCACCCGCACTCTCGGCACCCTCGCGACCGTCGTCGGCTTCCTCGCCTTCGTCGAGTTCACCAGCGGCGTGCTGCAGGGCTACTACACCCCCATGCTCACCGACATCGCCCGGCATCTGGGCGTGCACGACGCAGACGTGAACTGGCTCGAAGGCACTCAGCTGATGCTCTCGGCCCTCGTCGTACCCGCCTTCGCCAAGCTCGGCGACATGGTGGGCCACAAGCGGATGCTGCTCATCTCGACGGCGCTGACCGCCGCGGCCGCTCTGGTGCTGCCGTTCACCGACTCGTTCGAGCTGTTCCTCATCGCGTGGGCGCTGATGGGCTTCTACGTCGTGTGGCTGCCGCTGGAGATCGCCCTGATCTGGTCGCGATCTCGGCGCCTGGAGGGGCGCTCGTCGATCACGGCGAAGGCGGCTGGTCTGCTCGTCGCCGCGCTCGAAGGCGGGGCGATCATCGGCGCCCTCGTCGGCGGTGCGCTGATCGACGTGCTGCCGCTGACCGTCGTGCTGCTGGTGCCCGCACTCCTCGTCATCATCTGCTTCTTCGTCGTGCTCCTCGGGGTGAAGGAATCGCCCGAGCCGACCGGCGGCGTGTTCGACACGGTCGGAGTGGTGCTGATCTCGATCGCCCTGCTGTGCTTCACCGGAGGGCTCGCCCTCCTTCGGCTCGAAGGAGGGCTCACGAACCCGTGGTCGTGGGCGGTGGTCGTGCTCGGCGTCGTGCTCGTGGTCCCGTTCGCGCTGTGGGAGCTTCGTCACCCCGATCCGCTCATCGACGTGCGCATGTTCCGCTCGCCGGCGCTCGGTCCGGTCTTCCTCACCGCCGGCCTTTTCGGGGTGAGCGTGCTGGGCGCCCAGGCGCCGCTGTCGACGTTCGCGCGCACCGATCCGTCGGTCTACGGCTATGGTCTCGGCACGACGGGCTTCGCCACCTCGCTCATCATCGGCATCTACCTGATCGCCATGATCGGCGGCGCCCTGCTGTTCCCGATGGTCGCCCGCGCCGTCACCCCGAGACTGACCCTCATGGGCGCATCGGTGCTCGTCGGCGTCGGCTTCCTGATGTTCGTGCCGTTCCATGACGCCTACGCGCAGGTCATCGCGAACATGGTGGTCGTCGGGGTCGGTTCTGGCGCCCTCGTCGCCGCGCTCCCGGCGGCCGCGGCATCTGCGGCTCCGGCGAGCCAGACCGGCGTTGCGACCGGCCTCACGAACTCGGTCAAGACCGTCGGCGGCGCCATCGCGTCGTGCGTCTTCGGCATCGCGCTGTTGCACGGGGTGAGCGGAGCCGCGGCCGAGGGCACCGCAGGATCGTTCGCGGGCTACGTCACGGTATGGGTCGTCTGCGGCGTCACCGCGCTCGCCGCCGCTGCGCTGCTCGTGTTCGTGCCGAAGGAGTCGTTCACCGACCGTGAGGTCGTGGCCGTCTGATCAGTCGCGAGGGTTGTACATGAACTCCAGGCGGATGCCGTTGTCGTCCTCCACGAACGAGGCGTAGTAGCGCTCGCTGAAGCGCGGATACTCCTTGGGATCGCGCACCGCGCTCCAGCCGGCCGCGATCGCGA includes:
- the thrC gene encoding threonine synthase: MQYISTRGGMQPLPYCDTLLEGLATDGGLAVPEVMPTVDGETLERWRALTYPQLATEVLGLFATDIPREDLARMTEAAYAPFPESVVPLREIDGGITLVGLSEGPTLAFKDMAMQFLGQVVEYALERKGSVLNVLGATSGDTGSAAEHALRGKERISVFMLSPQGRMSAFQRAQMFSIDDENIHNIAVDGVFDDCQNLVKELAGDLDFKRTQHLGAVNSINLARITAQVVYYFWAWLRATDAGGWTELSITVPSGNFGNILSGFYAKQMGLPLRRLVLAANENNVLDEFFRTGIYRPRSAQQTLATSSPSMDISKASNLERFIFELVDRDPARVVGAWRDLDEQGFVDFTDELARFEEEFGIVSGTSTHADRLETIRAVHEASDDIIDPHTADGVKVAREYIESGVPMLVLETAKPQKFAETIREAIGVELDYSPELRTMLDAPQQVTELPDDAAALRAFIEEHALR
- a CDS encoding VOC family protein, with protein sequence MANLNPYLSFRDNARQAMEFYQGVLGGDLDVNVFSEFPDMIQDPSEGDLVMHAQLTTPDGLVLMASDTPSSMPYVAPQGFSVSLSGTSAEATHAVWDGLSDGATVTMPLAEAPWGGLFGMLVDRFGVNWMLNGDPT
- a CDS encoding glutaredoxin family protein, producing MELTLISSSFCGACSRTRAVLADAARFLPGATVTEIDVARDPDAAEALDIRFTPTVVIRDDAGAEVFRAEGVPTVPQVLTAAVKALPG
- a CDS encoding FUSC family protein, giving the protein MSLFAFAPSRGPRWQLALQAALGISVPIAVMTIAGQPALGYLAASGAFTVLHYGSLPVVERARVLPIVGAALIAAAGLGALASSAIWLASAGLVIIAIASAALAFGFRLGPPGPLFFVLTFGLAAHIVGSGAIGGGLYVAAFAAGCLFSYLLSLTPLVLPRVRNRASRTLRALFPGPTLTPDGRMLLLRVALVAAIGVLLGLVIDPTRTYWVVGSGIAVIGVAAARRAAFERGLHRMLGTVVGAGVYALLVLLHPSGLLLALLLGVLQFTIEIIVVRHYALALVFITPMVLLLAGAATGTIGSLDIAFERIVDTLVGAALGAASGVLHPRTAPTER
- a CDS encoding M20/M25/M40 family metallo-hydrolase; the encoded protein is MAGVTAPRPGIAERLSQMIRLPTVSAELGERGLEPFESFVALIAEQYPLLHESLALERHTEFGLLFRWMGTGAGDPLVLMAHYDVVPVDESDEWTHPPFAGVIADGVVHGRGALDDKGPLIVVLEAVENLLAAGFTPARDVYLSLGGNEETFGDAAEEIARVLRERGITPWLVVDEGGAVVEAPLPFVPGRAAMIGVGEKGVMTVRLSARGDGGHASAPPTLTAVRRIARAVDRLGPRTFRPRASKAIGRMLTQLAAQTPGPARHLLRLLGSAPLLTGQVFAALGGEPAALVRTTVAATMQSGGTAANVLPSAASATVNLRIALGETAQQTVLRVRRRIRDPLVSVTVVEASEPSPESPTDNDQFALLAEALAVSHPGVAPVPYVMMAATDSRHFHRFAPAVYRFAPLDMSNAQRASIHGVDENVEIAALELGELFHRTLIESLTAPEQEQR
- a CDS encoding MFS transporter gives rise to the protein MTRTRTLGTLATVVGFLAFVEFTSGVLQGYYTPMLTDIARHLGVHDADVNWLEGTQLMLSALVVPAFAKLGDMVGHKRMLLISTALTAAAALVLPFTDSFELFLIAWALMGFYVVWLPLEIALIWSRSRRLEGRSSITAKAAGLLVAALEGGAIIGALVGGALIDVLPLTVVLLVPALLVIICFFVVLLGVKESPEPTGGVFDTVGVVLISIALLCFTGGLALLRLEGGLTNPWSWAVVVLGVVLVVPFALWELRHPDPLIDVRMFRSPALGPVFLTAGLFGVSVLGAQAPLSTFARTDPSVYGYGLGTTGFATSLIIGIYLIAMIGGALLFPMVARAVTPRLTLMGASVLVGVGFLMFVPFHDAYAQVIANMVVVGVGSGALVAALPAAAASAAPASQTGVATGLTNSVKTVGGAIASCVFGIALLHGVSGAAAEGTAGSFAGYVTVWVVCGVTALAAAALLVFVPKESFTDREVVAV